The following are encoded in a window of Roseimaritima ulvae genomic DNA:
- a CDS encoding FeoA family protein yields the protein MPPTAMLAASPVPPAASQLDSQPLSNALPLSKDLCSGLQIVGFDLPEIQEHRLRTMGLFEGQIVQLLKKSNPVIIKVAGARMALAREIANGVQVTPASAAAP from the coding sequence ATGCCTCCCACCGCTATGCTGGCTGCCTCGCCGGTCCCGCCTGCCGCTTCCCAACTCGATAGCCAACCGCTGTCCAACGCCCTGCCGCTGTCCAAGGATCTGTGCAGTGGTTTGCAGATCGTGGGCTTTGATTTGCCGGAAATCCAAGAACATCGGCTTCGAACGATGGGCTTGTTCGAAGGGCAAATCGTGCAATTGCTGAAGAAGAGTAACCCCGTCATTATTAAAGTCGCCGGAGCCCGCATGGCGTTGGCTCGCGAAATCGCCAACGGGGTGCAGGTCACACCTGCCTCGGCCGCCGCGCCGTAA
- the gnd gene encoding decarboxylating NADP(+)-dependent phosphogluconate dehydrogenase, protein MSDCDFGLIGLAVMGENLALNVESRGYKVAVYNRTTEKVDALIEGRAAGKNFVGCHSIEDFVKAVKRPRKLMMLVKAGPAVDAIIDQLIPLCEEGDIIIDGGNTYYVDTERRTKKVEDAGLLFVGTGVSGGEEGALKGPSMMPGGSKDAWPHIKEMFQAISAKVGPNNDIPCCEWVGPRGAGHYVKMVHNGIEYGDMQLICEAYQLLKELGGLNNDEMYDVFDKWNQGELQSYLIEISRDIFSAKDDQGGDGYLVDKILDVAGAKGTGKWMSQLALDLGVPSTLVTTAVFARGLSAQKEARVRASKILNGPAEGSNAAMAEGAKALIGDREQFIEAVRKALYASKIVSYAQGFVQLQAASAEHDWNLDYGQSALLWRGGCIIRAQFLDRIKEAFDAEPNLENLLLYPYFEQALEAAQEGWRAVVAAASLLGIPVPAFSTALNYYDGYRLERLPANLLQAQRDYFGAHTYKRVDKEGTFHSEWLDLRKQPNA, encoded by the coding sequence ATGAGCGATTGTGATTTTGGCCTGATCGGCTTGGCTGTTATGGGCGAGAACTTGGCCCTGAACGTCGAGAGTCGCGGTTACAAAGTGGCCGTCTACAACCGCACGACCGAAAAAGTCGACGCCCTGATCGAAGGTCGCGCCGCCGGCAAAAACTTCGTCGGCTGCCACTCCATCGAGGACTTCGTCAAAGCCGTCAAGCGACCTCGTAAATTGATGATGCTGGTCAAAGCCGGTCCCGCCGTCGACGCCATCATCGACCAACTGATCCCGCTGTGCGAAGAAGGCGACATCATCATCGATGGTGGCAACACCTACTACGTCGACACCGAACGACGTACCAAGAAAGTCGAAGACGCCGGGTTGCTGTTCGTGGGCACGGGCGTTTCCGGCGGCGAAGAAGGCGCCTTGAAAGGTCCCAGCATGATGCCCGGTGGATCCAAGGACGCTTGGCCCCACATCAAAGAGATGTTCCAAGCCATCTCCGCCAAAGTTGGCCCCAATAACGACATCCCCTGCTGCGAATGGGTCGGTCCTCGCGGTGCGGGTCACTACGTCAAAATGGTTCACAACGGCATTGAATACGGCGACATGCAGCTGATCTGCGAAGCCTATCAACTGCTGAAAGAACTCGGCGGTTTGAACAACGACGAAATGTACGACGTGTTCGACAAATGGAATCAGGGCGAACTGCAAAGTTACCTGATCGAAATCTCTCGCGACATCTTCAGCGCCAAAGACGACCAAGGCGGCGATGGTTACCTGGTCGACAAGATCCTCGACGTCGCCGGCGCCAAAGGCACCGGGAAGTGGATGAGCCAGTTGGCGCTCGACCTGGGCGTTCCCAGCACGCTGGTCACTACCGCCGTGTTCGCTCGCGGACTGTCGGCGCAAAAAGAAGCACGCGTGCGAGCCAGCAAGATTTTGAATGGCCCGGCCGAAGGTTCCAACGCCGCGATGGCCGAAGGAGCCAAAGCGTTGATCGGCGACCGCGAACAGTTCATCGAAGCCGTTCGCAAAGCGCTGTATGCCTCCAAGATCGTCAGCTACGCGCAAGGCTTTGTGCAGCTGCAAGCCGCTTCGGCGGAGCACGACTGGAACCTGGACTACGGACAATCGGCCCTGCTGTGGCGGGGCGGTTGCATCATCCGAGCTCAATTCCTCGATCGCATCAAAGAAGCGTTCGACGCCGAGCCGAATCTGGAAAACCTGCTGCTGTACCCGTACTTCGAGCAAGCCCTCGAAGCGGCTCAAGAAGGTTGGCGAGCCGTGGTGGCTGCGGCCTCGCTACTGGGCATCCCCGTCCCCGCCTTCAGCACCGCGCTGAACTACTACGACGGCTACCGCCTGGAACGGCTGCCCGCCAACCTGCTGCAAGCCCAACGCGACTACTTCGGCGCACACACCTACAAGCGTGTCGACAAGGAAGGCACCTTCCACAGCGAATGGCTCGACCTCCGCAAGCAACCCAACGCGTAG
- a CDS encoding diphosphate--fructose-6-phosphate 1-phosphotransferase: MAAPRNLVVAQSGGPSPVINSTLRGIIETARDLPEIGTVYGARHGIEGVLKEELLDLSAQTPEEVALLRYTPAAGSIGTCRYKLKEGQDEDFERVIEVLKAHNVGYFIYIGGNDSMDTANKIAELAQSRGLDLVGIGGPKTIDNDVGDSEFKLIDHTPGYGSTAKYWMHNVQYANEENGGSCPADPVLVLQAMGRRIGFIPAAARLADPNREMPLQIYLAESPCSLEQMTDNVNDQLKRDGRCIVVVSEGFDVGSLGEVRDSFGHVSFSASQMTVAQKIVNHLNSVGLSAKGAARANVPGTDQRHSMGYASTVDLDEAFHAGEKACRLAAGNESGYMSTILRNEGPIYSVRYDKVPLSEVANSERTFPKEWITESGNDVTDEFVRYAMPLVGEGMLSLPMVGGRQRMTRFEKIYADQKLPSYTPQADRA; this comes from the coding sequence ATGGCCGCCCCCCGCAATTTGGTCGTCGCGCAGAGCGGCGGCCCCAGTCCCGTCATCAACAGTACACTTCGCGGGATCATCGAAACGGCTCGCGATCTGCCGGAGATCGGCACCGTTTATGGGGCTCGGCACGGCATTGAAGGCGTCCTGAAGGAAGAGTTGCTGGATCTGTCGGCACAAACGCCCGAAGAAGTCGCGCTGCTTCGCTACACGCCGGCCGCCGGATCGATCGGCACCTGCCGCTACAAGCTGAAAGAGGGCCAGGATGAAGATTTCGAGCGCGTGATCGAAGTCCTGAAAGCTCACAATGTGGGGTATTTCATCTACATTGGCGGCAACGATTCGATGGACACCGCCAACAAGATCGCCGAGCTGGCCCAGTCTCGCGGCCTGGATCTGGTCGGTATTGGGGGCCCAAAAACGATCGATAATGACGTCGGTGACAGCGAATTCAAGCTGATCGACCACACTCCGGGCTACGGTTCGACGGCCAAATACTGGATGCACAACGTCCAGTACGCCAACGAAGAAAACGGCGGTTCCTGCCCGGCCGACCCCGTGTTGGTGCTGCAAGCCATGGGACGCCGCATCGGCTTCATCCCCGCCGCGGCTCGACTGGCGGACCCCAACCGCGAGATGCCGCTGCAGATCTATCTGGCCGAAAGCCCCTGCTCGCTGGAGCAGATGACCGACAACGTCAACGACCAATTGAAACGCGACGGCCGCTGCATCGTCGTGGTCAGCGAAGGTTTTGATGTCGGTTCGCTGGGTGAAGTTCGCGATTCGTTTGGACACGTGTCGTTTAGCGCCAGCCAAATGACCGTGGCTCAAAAAATCGTCAACCACCTCAACTCCGTCGGGCTGTCCGCCAAAGGCGCCGCTCGGGCCAACGTCCCGGGCACCGACCAACGTCACTCGATGGGCTACGCCTCGACCGTCGACCTGGACGAAGCTTTCCACGCCGGTGAAAAAGCCTGCCGTTTGGCAGCCGGCAACGAATCCGGCTATATGTCCACCATCCTTCGCAACGAAGGCCCGATCTACAGCGTGCGTTACGACAAAGTGCCGCTGAGCGAAGTGGCCAACAGCGAACGCACGTTCCCCAAAGAATGGATCACCGAAAGCGGCAATGACGTGACCGACGAATTTGTCCGCTACGCGATGCCGCTGGTCGGCGAAGGCATGTTGTCGCTGCCCATGGTCGGCGGCCGTCAACGCATGACCCGCTTCGAAAAAATCTACGCCGATCAAAAGCTGCCCAGCTACACGCCCCAAGCGGATCGCGCGTAA
- a CDS encoding HAD family hydrolase: MYSIEPKHEFFVGIDSDGCVFDTMELKHKECFIPNIIKYYELQAISKYAREAAEFVNLYSKSRGINRFPALVEALEWLQKRPEVKARGVDITIPQSLRDWIAAETKLGNPALKTKVAESGDEHLTHALKWSEQVNVTVSEFVHDVPPYPMVRESLQKMAEKADMLVCSATPNEALKAEWSEHDLTQYVTEICGQESGSKKETLSNASQYAKDHCLMIGDAPGDHKAAVANDCLFYPINPGEEEASWQRFHDEAIERFFNGTFAGEYQQKLLDEFDSYLPEQPKWRVDA; this comes from the coding sequence ATGTACAGCATCGAACCCAAGCACGAATTCTTCGTCGGTATCGATTCCGACGGTTGCGTCTTTGACACCATGGAGCTGAAGCACAAAGAATGCTTCATCCCCAACATCATCAAGTACTACGAGCTGCAAGCGATCAGCAAGTACGCTCGTGAAGCCGCCGAATTCGTCAACTTGTACAGCAAGAGCCGCGGCATTAATCGCTTCCCGGCTCTGGTCGAGGCGCTCGAGTGGTTGCAGAAGCGTCCCGAAGTCAAGGCTCGCGGCGTGGATATCACGATCCCGCAAAGCTTGCGAGATTGGATCGCTGCCGAAACCAAACTGGGCAACCCCGCTCTGAAAACCAAGGTTGCCGAATCGGGCGACGAACACCTGACGCACGCTCTAAAGTGGTCCGAGCAGGTGAACGTGACGGTCAGCGAATTTGTGCACGACGTACCGCCCTACCCGATGGTCCGCGAGTCGCTGCAGAAGATGGCCGAAAAAGCCGACATGCTGGTCTGTAGCGCCACGCCCAACGAAGCTCTCAAGGCGGAATGGAGCGAGCACGATCTGACGCAATACGTTACCGAAATCTGCGGTCAGGAATCGGGCAGCAAAAAAGAAACGCTGTCCAACGCGTCCCAATACGCCAAAGATCATTGCCTGATGATCGGCGATGCCCCCGGCGACCACAAAGCCGCCGTGGCCAACGATTGCTTGTTCTACCCCATCAACCCGGGCGAAGAAGAAGCCAGCTGGCAACGCTTCCACGACGAAGCCATCGAGCGCTTCTTCAACGGCACCTTCGCCGGCGAATACCAACAAAAACTGCTTGACGAATTCGACAGCTATTTGCCCGAACAACCCAAATGGCGAGTCGACGCGTAA